The genomic stretch CTCCTGTCAAGGCATGTATGAAACCATGGAGCAGCTGCGCAATCTGCCCCAGCAGTGCATGCAGGAGGACTTCCTGGTGCATGAGGTAGGTCCTAGCCTTAGCATAACTCACACCTGCTTtggcccatccccacccccaaccttaTTCCGGTACCCATTTCTTCTCCATCTAGGTGACCAACCTCCCAGTGACAGAAGCACTGATTGAGCGAGAGAACTCAGCCCAGCTCAAGAAGTGGCAGGAAACCCGGGGCGAGCTGCAGTATCGGCCCTCACGGAGACTACACGGTTCCCGGGCGATCCATGAGGAGCGTCGGCGGCAGCAGCCACCCCTgggcccctcctccagcctcctcaGCCTCCCTGGCCTCAAGAGCCGAGGCTCCCGGGCAGCTGGAGGGGccccctctccaccccctccTGTCCGCAGGGCCAGTGCTGGGCCTGCCCCAGGGCCTCTGGTCACCGCTGAGGGACTGCATCCATCCCTTCCTTCGCCTACTGGCAACAGCACCCCACTGGCTCCCAGCAAGGAGGCCCGGAGGCAGGAGAAGGAGCGGCAGAAGCAGGAGAAGGAGCGGCAGAAGCAGGAGAAGGAGCGGGAGAAGCAGGAGAAGGAGCGGCAGAAGCAGGAGAAGGAGCGGGAGAAGCAGGAGAAGGAGCGGCAGAAGCAGGAGAAGGAGCGGCAGAAGCAGGAGAAGGAACGGCAGAAGCAGGAGAAGAAGGCTCAGGGCAGGAAGCTCTCGCTGCGTCGGAAGGCAGAtggaccccccgccccccaggatgGCGGGGACAGGCCCTCAGCATCAGAGGCCCGGCAGGATGCTTACTTCTGACCTCTGCCCTGGGGCTGGACTGCAGGGCCCCTCTTTTTCCCTCAGCCGAGAGCAGGCCTTGGCCTGGGGTGCTGCTCCCAGCCCCCTTGGCAGGCTGTCCCTCTTTCTGAGGAAAGTGGCTTGATTCCCCATCTCCTTGCCAGCTGCTGATTCCTACATGGCCAGGACAGCCAGAGTACGTGGGGCAGCTGCATTTCCCTGGGGCAGCAGTGAACAAGTCTGGAGCCCTCGCCTCCAGTTAGCCCCAGCTGGGGTCTCTGTCTCTCCTGCCCTGATTCCCTCTGGGATCCCTTCCCAGGTGCTGTCCTGATTGGCCTTTTGTCACCACAGGGGTGACTTTTGGCGATGGGAGTCAGCGGTTTTCAGATTCTTACACTCCAGTCACTCCCCTTACCCATGAAGTGGAGCTGggttccttttcccttcttcagtCCTGCCTGTCTCCCCCCACTTCCTGGCGGGGGGCCCAGGCTCTTCGTGTTCTCCTTCTGGACATCTCTGTGTTGGAATTATGTGCGGAGGACCTGGTTGGCCCAGGGTGGGGGTGTTCACTCTCTTCTGTCCTTTGGTTTTCCTCCATCGTGTTCTTGCACGCTGGTTTATTTAAGGGGACATGCACTGGAGCAGGAAGTGTCCCCcacttccccaccaccaccctccttgctctccttcctcttcacctACCTTTCTCTGTATTCTCAGGCCTCCCCTGCTTTGTCTCACCAGGGCTCCCACCTTTCACCTTGTTCCCTTCCAACCCTCCAGCCCCTACCTGGGTAAGGGGTCTTCCCTTGAGCTCCAGGGGGTGGAACCcaatgtttacattttcttctgtctCTGCCCCCACCCTGTGCGGCGCTTTGAGGAACCGGAAAAGAACCTGCTGTTGTACCTGGGCCTGTCTCCTGCATTGTTATTTGATGAAGGGGGTTAGAATAAGgacaaggaaggagggagggagtgatggAGCTAGTCAGGATCTGGGTGTCTCGTGAAGCAATTAGCTGGTCTCCTGGTCTCGGCAGGTAGGTACCTTTTGGCCTTTGGCCTATTAGTCACTCATCAACAGACAGTGGTTGAGCTCCCACTCCACCTCTGCCTGGGATCCGCTGCTTCCGTTGCACTGGCCTCCTGGAGCCGTCTGTGTGCCCGCCGCCTGCAGCACCCGGATCTCCTTCCCAAAGTGCTCGTGCAACTCCTGCAAGCTGGAGAGGGTACTGCCCTCTCTGTACTGTGGGGAGCCCCAGTCCTCTGGGGGTGAGTTGGTCTCTTGTCCAGCTGCCTGGCACAGCTCCTGGTGCTGGGCCTCCAGGGGGCGTAGCAGCACAGCCAGGCTCCCAGCTTCTCCTGGTTTTCTGCTGCCAGCTTGTAGGCCTGCCCCCCTTCTACCCCTGAGGTCAGGATGGTAAAGGCGTAGGGTTCTGTGGCCCCAAGGCGTGGCTCCACCTGGCAGTTCTCTAACAGGATGAGGCTCAGGGGTGTGTGGGTCAGCCTGGTGTTCCAGGTAGAAGAGGAGGTTTCCCCGGAGGATGAACCAGCGGTGCTGGTAGCTGGTATTTCTGGCCCCCTTCTTCAGCAGGATGCCTTCCCGGTCCGGAGCCTGTGTTCTGTACCCACGGAAGAAACTGAGCACAGACTTGTGCAGTTTCACGGTAGTCCAATCTGGGAGGAAACCCTAGGAGCAGGAGAAAGGAGGGGTGGTCCATCTGGTTATCCTAGGGACCCCAGCTGCCCCCAGTGCCCTCTTCTGGCTCCAGTAGGCTCTTTCTGGGCACAGCCTTGGCCTACTGGGATTCAGACTGAGTATCCTCAAGAGGTAGAGGTCTTGTACCCTGAGCACTGAGACCTACTCCCACTTcccaaccccagctctgccccttgggACAGATTACAAAACCTGGGCAGGGGCTGCTGGGCTGGGGTCCTGTTTGTTGGGGGGGGCACGGGTATCCACTACTGCCCTTTTCCAGGCCTACCTGAGATGAGGGCACAAGGAACTTACGGCCTGGGTACTGGGCACAGGTGCCACTGCCACCTCTCCTATTATGGCTCTTCCCACCTCAGAAACCAGGAAATTGCCCAGGGGGTAGGCGTGGGGTAAATGACTTCCCCTGGGTCCTAAAAGGAGCTGGGTTGGGAAAGTGCCCCAGGAGAACCCAGCATCCCTTCTGGGACAAGAGCAAGGCCGCACCTCGAACTAGGAGAGGGCGGACAACGGGACGCTGAGAGTAGGAAGGCAGGATCTCTAATGAGATGATGAAAGGCGCAGAGCCAGCCCTGGAGAAAAGGAGACTCAACCGGGGAAAGGGAAACAAGGGCAGGGACCCAGCGGCCCTGCTGGGACTTTGCCCCTCCAACGTGACTCTGGGCGCCCCTTTAGGTAAAGCGCGCTCCGCTTTCTCCCCAGAGCCTCTACTGCTGTAGGAGGGAATCGAGACCACTTCCGGCCATCCCTCTCGTCCGATCAGGGTCTAGGCGTTCATACGTCCCCTCTGCTCGCCATCGTCGCCCCACACGGCTCACGTCACTTCTGGGAGGGGGTGTCTTTCCCCGCTCAGCGCGTACTTCCGCCCGCTCCTTCAGTTAGTCGTCTAACACGAGTGAAGCCACTTCCGGCCTTCCCTGGCGCCTTCCGCAGTTCTCTTCCGGGTGGTGGCGGGCGGGTGCCCCGGATGTAGACCTGGCGAAAACCTGTCTCCCTGTATTCCCCCGCCTTTCCTGGGTCTTTAGGTGAGCGCGCGCCGGCGGGATTGCTGGAGTCCTCGTGGCTCTGCCGCCTCTCTGATTTGTACACAGCCCAGGACAGTTGGGGGTCACCCCACGGAGTTGGGAGTTCGGCGCAGGGAGGAGCGGGGCTGCCAGGGTGCCAGGTCCTGGGTTCGCCGGGGCCCCGCGGGCTACGAGGAAGCTGGAGGTGGTTGAGCGGGTAGCTGCTCGCGGAGCAACGTCGCGCCCAGGACTGCGGGGGCCGGGAATGGTGGTGGTCACGCGGGGGAGCCCGTCTCAAGGGTGGGGGTGCCCGTGGGGAGCTCCTCCGCGCGTCCACCTCTCCATTCCCGCTCCAGCAGCTCTTTCGGATGCCAGACCAAGTCCTGGGGGCCTCTTGGGTGCCATCTGCCCTTTTGGCCCCTGATTCTATGCTCCCTCCCCTCGCAAACTGGATCCAGTACCGACCAAGGGAAAGATTTGTTGTGCGGGAGACTCTCTCGCGGTGAGTATTCTCCTCACCCAGTTCCTTTAATCTGCACCCTTTTCCTCGGCTCAGCTTGAGAAAGGTCCCTCTGTCCAGTCATGCCAAAGAGGAAAGTGACCTTCCAAGGCGTGGGAGATGAGGATGATGAGGATGAAATCAGTGTCCCCAAGAAAAAGGTGAGGGGGCCAGATTCCTGCGTTCTGGGGAGGagtgaggggaggaaaaaaagctaGAAGCCAGGAGAGAAATCTGGAGGGACAAAGAAAAGGTGGAAAGAGCTAGCTTTTCTGTGTGCTCTGAGAAATGGATTTGCAGGATTTTCAGTTTGAGTCTAGATCCTAGAGTATTTTGAGTAATAGCCAGTAACCTGCATCTCTCTCGATTTCTGACTCCTGCCTACAGTTGGTGGACCCTGTGGCTGGGGCAGGAGGTCCTGGGAGCCGCTTCAAAGGCAAACACTCTTTGGACAGCGATGAGGAGGATGATGATGAAGGGTCCAGCAAATATGACATCTTGGCCTCAGAGGATGTAGAAGGTGAGCTATAGTCAAGAGTTGACTTTCTGCTGGAGGAACAAATAGGGGCTTCTGAGGTCACAGAGCACAGGAGGCTCCTGTCTCTTTTTTGCATTCCTAGCATGGGACGCCTGTGTCTTTGGTGCAGGTCAGGAAGCAGCCACACTCCCCAGTGAGGGAGGTGTGCGGATCACACCCTTCAACCTGCAGGAAGAGATGGAGGAAGGCCACTTTGATGCTGATGGCAACTATTTCCTGAACCGGGAAGCTCAGATCCGAGACAGCTGGCTGGACAACATTGACTGGGTGAGGTCCAGAGGCTGGCATGGCTGGGCCTGGGCCTTGCTGGCAGTTTGTCAGAAATAAAACCCTCCCATTTTCACGTTGCAGGTAAAGATCAGGGAGCGGCCGCCTAATCAGCGGCCGCCATCAGACTCAGAGGAGGAGGACAGCTTGAGCCAGACACCAATGAGCGCCCAAGCCCTCCTGGAGGGCCTTCTGGAGCTGATGTTGCCAAGAGAGACAGTGGCTGGGGCACTGAGGCGCCTGGGAGCCCGAGGAGGAGGCAAAGGGGGCAGCAAGGGGCCTGCGCGGCCCAGTTCCCCCCAGCGCCTGGACCGGCTCTCCGGGTTGGCTGACCAGATGGTGGCTCGGGGCAACCTCGGAGTGTATCAGGAGACAAGGGAACGACTGGCCATGCGGCTGAAGGGGTTGGGGTGCCAGACCCAGGGACCCCGTGACCCCACAGCCCCACCCTCCCTGGACATGTTTGCTGAGGAAGTGGCGGAGGGGGAGCTGGAGACCCCAACCCCTGCCCAGAGAGGAGGTAAGATTGAAGGGCAGAGGAGGGGTGTTGTGGGCAGGGGCAGGCCCCTTGAGGCCCAGATGGCTCTGCCTGTTATTTTAGAAACAGAGTCGCCTGGAGATGGTCTGGCCGATGTGATGTGGGAATATAAGTGGGAGAACACAGGGGATGCTGAGCTGTATGGGCCCTTCTCCAGCACCCAGATGCAGGTAAGCTCCTTTCTTCTTCACtttgcctcttctctccctccccctaccccatTAGTCCTCCCCGAGCTCTGCCCTCTCTTCTTGCAGACCTGGGTGAATGAAGGCTATTTCCCGGACGGTGTTTATTGCCGGAAGCTGGACGCCCCCGGCGGACAGTTCTACAACTCCAAACGGATTGATTTTGACCTCTACACCTGAGCCTACTGAGGGCCGAGTTTGGTGGCCCCTTCTTTCTTGGATTCTGTGGAGGAGGCCCCGGCTGCCTTAGGCAGTGAGGATATTGGGGGCCACTTTTCAGTCAACTTCCTTTTCCCAATAAAAGCCTTTAGTTGTATATTAGGACCTTGGCTGGGCTGATGGCCAGAAGCCGGGGACCTTTTCCAGACCCCTTTGGACTTGCTTTGGCCCTTGAGTGTTTCCTCTCCTGAAGTTCCTCCTTGGGAGTTTGTCTCTGGTCCCTTGAACCACCTCACCTTTGTTTACCAGTCCTcggggcagagctgggcctgtCAGGTGTCCTGTGGTCTCCCAACCTGGACTTTGTTCACCATCTAAAAATTTCTCCACTCACATACCGTTCTCCAGAATCCTCTGGCGGTTCTTGTTTTGCTGTTCTTAGGTCTTTGGCTTTTAGGACCTAAGATGCTCTGCCTTTCAGCCAGTGCAGGACAGAGCCCCAGAAGTGGAGACTTTAGGCCTGGAAAGGCTGGGGCATCTGTTGGGAGTGAGCAGGAAAGCTGATACTCACTGGCTCCCTACTGCCTCAGACTTCTTAGAAGTGGATAGAAACGGCCTCTTAGGTAAAGTCTAGACTCAATGTTGGCACTTGAAGGACCTTTCAAGGCCACCTGGGCCAGTCATGCTTTGTACAGGCACAGAGATGGGCGGTGTCTCACTGGAGGTTACACAGCGCGTCAGAGGGCGGGCCCAGACCCAGTGGGCTCCCTTCGAAGACCTTTCTTGGCACCAGGCCTTTTCTGTCTGGGCTTGGAAGCCCTGTAGATTACATTTCCTGGGCCCCAACAATGTGTCTGACACTGGTTAGTGCCTTGAGGGAACTGAGAGAACTGGACTGGTCCCCTCCCAGGAATTCAGAGTCAGGGGGAGGGATTGGGAGGAAGACTGATACTCATAACTGTATAGTCTGAACCAAatacctcccacctcccaccggTGCTGCCTCATGCCTCTCCTCACTCACACCGGTTAGCTCTCCACCTTGGCTCTCTGTTGGAGTTTTATGGGGAGCTGTAACATCACTCCGCAGAGTTTCTGAATGAATTGATCTAGGTACTGGCCTGGTGTTTGGGGCTTTAAAAAGCTCCCAGGTGTTTCCCATGTGCAGCCAGGTGGAAAACCACTGGGCCTGACTCCAGGACTGAGGTTACACCTGGGGAAAGGGGCCGTTTCGTGGACCCTCCTGTGGTGGAGCTGAGCGTGGGTGTGGCCGGGGCTCTGGTGGAGTCCGTTAGCTATGGGAGAGTCAAGCACCAGAGCCATGGGGGCAGATGGGAGGGTGGAAGGAGTCAGGCTTGGAACCAGGGAAGGCTGCATGGGCGACGGGGGGATACTTGATGCTCTAGTGAGGCACCCAACTTGTATAATAATTAACTACTACCATA from Balaenoptera acutorostrata chromosome 15, mBalAcu1.1, whole genome shotgun sequence encodes the following:
- the LOC130704853 gene encoding uncharacterized protein LOC130704853 — protein: MTGQRDLSQAEPRKRSWARRCSASSYPLNHLQLPRSPRGPGEPRTWHPGSPAPPCAELPTPWGDPQLSWAVYKSERRQSHEDSSNPAGARSPKDPGKAGEYRETGFRQVYIRGTRPPPPGRELRKAPGKAGSGFTRVRRLTEGAGGSGKSHNRRGGSGTCAQYPGRKFLVPSSQGFLPDWTTVKLHKSVLSFFRGYRTQAPDREGILLKKGARNTSYQHRWFILRGNLLFYLEHQADPHTPEPHPVRELPGGATPWGHRTLRLYHPDLRGRRGAGLQAGSRKPGEAGSLAVLLRPLEAQHQELCQAAGQETNSPPEDWGSPQYREGSTLSSLQELHEHFGKEIRVLQAAGTQTAPGGQCNGSSGSQAEVEWELNHCLLMSD
- the CD2BP2 gene encoding CD2 antigen cytoplasmic tail-binding protein 2 produces the protein MPKRKVTFQGVGDEDDEDEISVPKKKLVDPVAGAGGPGSRFKGKHSLDSDEEDDDEGSSKYDILASEDVEGQEAATLPSEGGVRITPFNLQEEMEEGHFDADGNYFLNREAQIRDSWLDNIDWVKIRERPPNQRPPSDSEEEDSLSQTPMSAQALLEGLLELMLPRETVAGALRRLGARGGGKGGSKGPARPSSPQRLDRLSGLADQMVARGNLGVYQETRERLAMRLKGLGCQTQGPRDPTAPPSLDMFAEEVAEGELETPTPAQRGETESPGDGLADVMWEYKWENTGDAELYGPFSSTQMQTWVNEGYFPDGVYCRKLDAPGGQFYNSKRIDFDLYT